Proteins found in one Methylobacterium sp. CB376 genomic segment:
- a CDS encoding CoA-acylating methylmalonate-semialdehyde dehydrogenase, with protein sequence MISPIDHFVNGARVPGRSGRTAPVFNPATGEQTGAVALASRDEVEAAVASARAAFPAWAATPPLRRARILNRFLGLLEARADALAAVITAEHGKVLSDAKGEILRGMEVVEFATGAPQLLKGEVTENVGTRVDSHSLRQPLGVVAGITPFNFPAMVPMWMFPVALACGNCFILKPSERDPSAALLLAEWLREAGLPDGVFSVVQGDKEAVDALLLSPGVNAVSFVGSTPIARHIYATATSQGKRAQALGGAKNHMIIMPDADLDQAVDALMGAAYGSAGERCMAVSVAMPVGEKTADALIARLVPKVRALKVGPGTDPEAEMGPLVTRQHLDKVRGYIDQGVAEGAELLVDGRGLTLQGYENGFFVGGTLFDRVTPEMRIYKEEIFGPVLAVARVPDYATAAELINAHEFGNGTAIFTRDGDAAREFAHQIEVGMVGINVPIPVPMAFHSFGGWKASLFGDHHMHGPEGVRFYTRLKTITTRWPTGIRAGADFVMPTMQ encoded by the coding sequence ATGATCTCCCCGATCGACCACTTCGTGAACGGCGCCCGCGTGCCGGGCCGCTCGGGCCGGACGGCGCCCGTCTTCAACCCGGCCACCGGCGAGCAGACCGGCGCGGTGGCGCTCGCGAGCCGCGACGAGGTCGAGGCGGCGGTGGCGAGCGCCCGGGCGGCCTTCCCGGCCTGGGCGGCCACCCCGCCCCTGCGCCGCGCCCGCATCCTCAACCGGTTCCTCGGCCTCCTGGAGGCGCGCGCCGACGCGCTCGCCGCCGTGATCACCGCCGAGCACGGCAAGGTGCTCTCCGACGCCAAGGGCGAGATCCTGCGCGGCATGGAGGTGGTGGAATTCGCCACCGGCGCGCCGCAGCTCCTCAAGGGCGAGGTGACCGAGAATGTCGGCACCCGGGTCGATTCCCACTCCCTGCGCCAGCCGCTCGGCGTGGTGGCCGGCATCACGCCCTTCAACTTCCCGGCCATGGTGCCGATGTGGATGTTCCCGGTCGCCCTGGCCTGCGGGAACTGCTTCATCCTGAAGCCCTCCGAGCGCGATCCCTCCGCCGCCCTGCTGCTCGCCGAGTGGCTGCGGGAGGCGGGCCTGCCCGACGGCGTCTTCTCGGTGGTGCAGGGCGACAAGGAGGCGGTCGACGCGCTCCTGCTCAGCCCCGGCGTGAACGCGGTGAGCTTCGTCGGCTCGACCCCGATCGCCCGCCACATCTACGCGACCGCGACGAGCCAGGGGAAGCGCGCCCAGGCGCTCGGCGGCGCCAAGAACCACATGATCATCATGCCGGACGCCGACCTCGACCAGGCGGTCGACGCGCTGATGGGCGCCGCCTACGGCTCGGCGGGCGAGCGCTGCATGGCGGTCTCGGTGGCGATGCCGGTGGGCGAGAAGACCGCCGACGCGCTGATCGCGCGGCTGGTCCCGAAGGTGCGCGCGCTGAAGGTCGGCCCCGGCACCGATCCGGAGGCCGAGATGGGGCCGCTCGTCACGCGCCAGCACCTCGACAAGGTGCGCGGCTACATCGACCAGGGCGTCGCCGAGGGCGCCGAGCTCCTCGTCGACGGGCGCGGCCTGACGCTCCAGGGCTACGAGAACGGCTTCTTCGTCGGCGGCACGCTGTTCGACCGCGTCACGCCCGAGATGCGGATCTACAAGGAGGAGATCTTCGGGCCGGTGCTCGCCGTGGCCCGCGTCCCCGATTACGCCACGGCGGCGGAGCTCATCAACGCGCACGAATTCGGCAACGGCACGGCGATCTTCACCCGGGACGGCGACGCCGCGCGGGAATTCGCCCACCAGATCGAGGTCGGGATGGTCGGCATCAACGTGCCGATCCCGGTCCCGATGGCCTTCCACTCCTTCGGCGGCTGGAAGGCGTCGCTGTTCGGCGACCACCACATGCACGGGCCGGAGGGCGTCCGGTTCTACACCCGCCTCAAGACGATCACGACCCGCTGGCCGACCGGCATCCGGGCGGGGGCCGACTTCGTGATGCCCACCATGCAGTGA
- a CDS encoding LysR family transcriptional regulator — translation MNWDHLQVFLAVARSGQMLEAGRRLGLNHATVARRIEGLEAALGATLFHRRPHGSVLTEAGEGLVPVAERIEAEVLAATARLRAQEAEPTGTVRIGAPDGLGNLFLARELGRLARRHAGLIIELVPLPRSFSLSRREADLAIGLDRPSHGRLILSKLSDYSLGLYAARDYLDQAGAPAGEADLAAHPAVIGLDDYAYASALDYAAFLQDRARRVFRCAGAVGQLEAVRAGAGIGILHDFAAAGCPDLVRVLPGIQFRRTYWLMSHPDSHEARRVAACRDFITRRFREERDRFLPRRSAGPVPPDAP, via the coding sequence ATGAACTGGGACCACCTGCAGGTCTTCCTGGCGGTCGCCCGCTCCGGCCAGATGCTGGAGGCCGGCCGCCGGCTCGGCCTCAACCACGCCACGGTGGCGCGCCGGATCGAGGGGCTGGAGGCGGCGCTCGGCGCCACGCTGTTCCACCGCCGGCCGCACGGCTCCGTGCTGACCGAGGCGGGCGAGGGCCTCGTGCCGGTGGCCGAGCGGATCGAGGCCGAGGTGCTCGCCGCGACCGCGCGGCTGCGGGCGCAGGAGGCCGAGCCGACCGGCACGGTGCGGATCGGGGCGCCGGACGGGCTCGGCAACCTCTTCCTCGCCCGGGAACTCGGCCGGCTCGCCCGCCGCCACGCGGGGCTGATCATCGAGCTCGTGCCGCTGCCGCGCTCCTTCTCGCTGTCGCGGCGGGAGGCGGACCTCGCCATCGGCCTCGACCGGCCCAGCCACGGGCGGCTGATCCTGTCGAAGCTCTCCGATTACAGCCTCGGCCTCTACGCGGCGCGCGACTACCTCGACCAGGCGGGCGCGCCGGCCGGCGAGGCGGACCTGGCCGCCCACCCGGCGGTGATCGGCCTCGACGACTACGCCTACGCCTCGGCCCTCGACTACGCGGCCTTCCTGCAGGACCGGGCGCGGCGGGTCTTCCGCTGCGCCGGGGCGGTCGGGCAGCTCGAAGCGGTGCGGGCCGGGGCGGGCATCGGCATCCTGCACGATTTCGCGGCCGCCGGCTGCCCGGACCTCGTGCGGGTCCTGCCCGGGATCCAGTTCCGGCGGACCTACTGGCTGATGTCGCATCCCGACAGCCACGAGGCGCGCCGGGTCGCCGCCTGCCGGGACTTCATCACCCGGCGCTTCCGGGAGGAGCGCGACCGCTTCCTGCCGCGCCGGTCCGCCGGCCCGGTCCCGCCGGACGCGCCCTGA